In Candidatus Saccharibacteria bacterium oral taxon 488, a single window of DNA contains:
- a CDS encoding ABC transporter permease, whose product MKKYWTGVFGQVRAQQKRFIRDKMSLFFTFLFPLIFLLVFGSIFNNQSTSFDIAIINNSQTEFAKNFVKGVKDNAKDSILRIKDVKDMDEAREKMKRSELNGVIELPSDFGEVKGEGRDARPTGTINVLYAKGSEQTGSALTAVMNQIANEINKHLGQPEAPLKAAGKAVGDERLKPFDYTFTGLLAFSLMSMGIFGLANQMPAEKQRGSYRRLRAAPFTSGQLIISMAIHYTIISLLSLTMMVVVGMLMFQFNMRGDWGLFVLMAVLAAFMMVGLGLLIGGWAKNENQSAPLSNLLSFPMMFLSGAFFPLYMFPEWLRGAAQFIPMTPITDGFRLIMTEHASFIEALPQIGAVAAWTLVIYVAAIKLFRWE is encoded by the coding sequence ATGAAAAAATATTGGACTGGTGTATTCGGGCAAGTGCGCGCCCAACAAAAACGTTTCATCCGCGATAAAATGTCGCTGTTCTTTACCTTCCTGTTTCCGCTCATCTTTTTGTTGGTATTCGGTTCGATTTTTAATAATCAATCGACCAGCTTTGACATTGCGATTATCAATAATTCGCAGACGGAATTTGCTAAAAATTTCGTCAAAGGCGTCAAAGACAATGCCAAAGATTCGATTCTTAGGATCAAAGACGTCAAGGATATGGACGAGGCCCGTGAGAAGATGAAGCGTTCGGAATTGAACGGCGTCATTGAACTGCCAAGTGATTTTGGCGAAGTGAAGGGTGAGGGCAGAGATGCTCGCCCGACTGGTACAATCAACGTTCTGTACGCCAAAGGTTCCGAGCAAACTGGTAGCGCCTTGACAGCAGTGATGAATCAGATTGCCAATGAAATAAACAAGCATTTGGGTCAGCCAGAAGCGCCGCTCAAGGCTGCCGGTAAAGCGGTCGGCGACGAGCGGTTGAAACCATTTGACTATACCTTTACTGGACTGCTGGCATTTAGTTTAATGAGTATGGGCATCTTTGGTCTAGCCAACCAGATGCCGGCCGAAAAGCAGCGTGGCTCCTACCGCCGACTGCGCGCGGCGCCGTTTACCTCGGGTCAGCTGATTATTTCTATGGCGATTCACTACACGATTATTTCGCTGCTTAGCCTGACTATGATGGTTGTCGTTGGCATGTTGATGTTCCAATTTAATATGCGCGGCGATTGGGGGCTCTTTGTCCTTATGGCGGTGCTGGCGGCCTTTATGATGGTAGGCTTGGGCCTGTTGATCGGCGGCTGGGCAAAGAATGAAAATCAGTCCGCACCGCTGAGCAACTTACTTTCTTTCCCGATGATGTTCTTGTCTGGTGCATTCTTCCCGCTGTACATGTTCCCAGAGTGGTTACGCGGTGCCGCCCAGTTTATCCCGATGACGCCGATTACTGATGGTTTCCGTTTGATCATGACTGAGCATGCCAGTTTTATCGAGGCCCTGCCGCAAATCGGTGCTGTCGCCGCCTGGACTCTCGTTATCTATGTCGCTGCGATTAAGCTGTTTCGGTGGGAATGA